A single genomic interval of uncultured Desulfobulbus sp. harbors:
- a CDS encoding histone deacetylase, with the protein MLKAASSLGVIFFPAFDWAISPTHPEREERLLYTQDQFREEGLFDIDGIDEYRPLYASNEDIMRAHFCFPSVEAVCTESHRVSAGGAIQAARLVLEQETRRAFALVRPPGHHAMKVVHGNRGFCNINIEAVMVEWIREHYGRKKIAIVDTDCHHGDGTQDVYWHDPDVLFISLHQDGRTLYPGSGFPHENGGPRALGKTINIPLPPQTSDEGYLYALENVVLPILADFKPDLIVNSAGQDNHYSDPITNMQFSAQGYARLNELLKPDIAVLEGGYSIKGALPYVNLGICLAMAGCDYSGVREPDYNAAALREAPETMEYIKHSCPHLLEGYFHPQPGQFEKSGDFFIRERKIYYDTDAILEKQREELKDCEHCRGLRLIKTSSSHLLPCLGVELPIDCCPACEREGYEAYHTSSDKDYLVLQMLDQKNKQFMYKQDK; encoded by the coding sequence ATGCTGAAAGCTGCCTCATCCCTCGGCGTCATCTTTTTCCCGGCCTTTGACTGGGCCATCTCCCCCACCCATCCCGAACGGGAGGAACGCCTCCTCTACACCCAGGACCAGTTCCGCGAAGAGGGCCTCTTTGATATCGACGGCATCGACGAATACCGCCCGCTCTACGCCAGCAATGAAGACATCATGCGGGCCCATTTCTGCTTCCCCTCGGTGGAGGCGGTGTGCACCGAATCGCATCGGGTCTCCGCCGGCGGCGCCATTCAGGCCGCCCGTCTGGTCCTGGAGCAGGAAACCAGGCGTGCCTTTGCCCTGGTCCGTCCTCCGGGCCATCACGCGATGAAGGTGGTCCACGGCAACCGCGGTTTCTGCAACATCAACATCGAGGCGGTGATGGTGGAGTGGATCCGCGAGCATTACGGTCGCAAGAAAATCGCCATCGTCGACACCGACTGCCACCACGGCGACGGCACCCAGGATGTCTACTGGCACGATCCGGATGTGCTCTTCATCTCGCTCCACCAGGACGGCCGCACCCTCTACCCCGGCTCCGGCTTTCCCCATGAAAACGGCGGTCCGCGTGCCCTGGGCAAGACGATCAACATCCCCCTGCCGCCGCAGACCTCGGACGAAGGCTACCTCTATGCCCTGGAAAACGTGGTCCTGCCCATTCTCGCGGACTTCAAGCCGGATCTGATCGTCAACTCCGCCGGTCAGGACAACCACTATTCCGACCCGATCACCAACATGCAGTTCTCGGCCCAGGGCTATGCCCGGCTCAATGAGTTGCTCAAGCCCGATATCGCCGTGCTCGAAGGCGGCTACTCGATCAAGGGTGCCCTGCCCTACGTCAACCTCGGCATCTGCCTGGCCATGGCCGGCTGCGACTATTCGGGCGTACGCGAACCGGACTACAACGCGGCAGCCCTTCGGGAAGCGCCGGAAACCATGGAATACATCAAACACAGTTGTCCCCACCTGCTGGAGGGTTACTTCCATCCGCAGCCAGGGCAGTTTGAAAAATCCGGTGATTTTTTTATTCGCGAACGCAAGATCTACTACGATACCGACGCCATCCTTGAAAAGCAGCGCGAGGAGCTCAAGGACTGCGAGCACTGCCGGGGACTGCGTCTGATCAAGACCAGCTCGAGTCACCTCCTGCCCTGCCTGGGCGTGGAGTTGCCGATTGACTGCTGCCCGGCCTGCGAACGTGAGGGGTATGAGGCCTATCATACCAGCAGCGACAAGGACTATCTGGTGTTACAGATGCTTGACCAGAAGAACAAGCAGTTCATGTACAAACAGGATAAATAG
- a CDS encoding mechanosensitive ion channel domain-containing protein — MIILLMVLTVGQAAADTAGTNTDRQQVSAETLKAKIDAVTQNTQLDEGAKNKLLELYRQGLDNLSAIETNKAQADAFVHAIKSAPEAIRKLNLSLKRQNARQEAADQKTTDDKVDPRPLKDLEQELLQAKAKATELESEVANLTHQSTQFIERPAKISQRLAEIKENENSLAAISKAAPQPTDNSELVQAQSLMAQTQVAALQSESRMLNQELVSMPLRSELVNVQRDEASVRLDLARQQLQKLEANLNRKRQLDASQSVGEAQEVVAQMADNQPILQQAAALNASYSEQLLNISAALKTTAKQRDELTSELNRIEESYASTKQKIEMAGLSHALGLLLHDIQRNLPNDRQLSRQLSRNRQVTAETGLVQVQTEDEKKKIDDLDGTINELIGDLPAEMAKKLHPELRTLLASRGDILGKIIAANRSYLSQLSEIELLYANLLNTVDDFNNFLEERLLWMRSTPLIHLADLLRVPGEFQALFVPDQWIAVGKALVQQAILSPLFFLALLCSGGLLAARRFLINKMESAVNLAGNPASYHFGQQVIALLLTMIMALPCPLLLGVVGWQLHSLGEANDFSRSVGTALFFLSFRLYYLRIIIECLRPVGLATRIFFWPKDKVQFLRQETQWFIFTFIPIVFFTQIAFFINYRAGSSHTLGRLSILLILAVFMVFSVRLLHPRAVLWRDIHATAPKNCLIRLRPFLFVAALMLPLFLAGLVVSGYIFAVGGLLGCLINTVWLSFALVLGHQMFERWLIQSERQLALKKSWSRSSRDMVEGGVASSSHDPESATMAQPEENLANLSQESRKLLNSLMTIVGLVGLWLVWFELLPALRMLNQYSLWTNVVQVNGQTTTIPVSVADAGMTLVIGCLTVIGTRHLPSLLTIIFLKRLQMSAASRYTVVTLTRYGIGAAGILYIADGLGFSWAQIQWLVAALGVGIGFGLQEIVANFISGIIILFERPIRVGDVVTVDTTDGVVTRIRIRATTIRDFDGKELLVPNKEFISGRLLNWSLSDPMIRILLPVGVAYGSDLARAMQLMRQTAENHPLVLKDPKPWVTFDSFADSALLLNLRCFVGSVDNRVRVRSDLHLGIDDAFRTAGISIAFPQQDVHLDTTTPLAVHLVREDEAKMREGEEG; from the coding sequence GTGATTATTCTCCTGATGGTGCTCACCGTGGGGCAGGCAGCGGCAGACACTGCCGGGACAAACACCGATCGACAGCAGGTGAGCGCAGAAACGCTCAAGGCAAAGATCGACGCCGTCACTCAGAACACACAACTTGATGAGGGAGCCAAGAACAAGCTGTTGGAACTGTATCGCCAAGGACTCGACAATCTCAGTGCCATCGAGACGAACAAGGCCCAGGCCGATGCCTTTGTCCATGCCATCAAGAGCGCACCGGAGGCGATCAGGAAGCTGAATCTCTCGCTGAAACGGCAGAATGCGCGCCAGGAGGCCGCTGATCAAAAGACCACGGATGACAAGGTCGATCCCAGGCCGCTCAAGGATCTTGAACAGGAGCTACTGCAGGCCAAGGCCAAGGCCACCGAACTGGAATCCGAGGTAGCCAATTTGACCCATCAGAGCACCCAGTTCATCGAGCGGCCGGCAAAGATCAGCCAGCGTCTTGCCGAGATCAAGGAGAACGAAAATTCCCTGGCCGCGATCTCCAAGGCCGCGCCCCAGCCCACCGATAATTCCGAGCTGGTCCAGGCGCAAAGCCTGATGGCGCAAACCCAGGTGGCGGCACTGCAGAGCGAATCGCGCATGCTTAACCAGGAGTTGGTGAGCATGCCGTTGCGAAGCGAGCTGGTAAACGTGCAGCGAGATGAAGCGAGTGTCCGCCTGGACCTGGCACGTCAGCAACTGCAGAAACTCGAGGCCAATCTTAACCGCAAACGCCAGCTGGATGCGAGCCAGAGCGTGGGAGAGGCCCAGGAGGTGGTGGCACAGATGGCCGACAACCAGCCGATTCTGCAGCAGGCCGCCGCCCTCAATGCATCCTACAGTGAGCAGTTGCTCAACATTTCCGCCGCCCTCAAGACGACGGCCAAACAACGCGACGAGCTCACCAGCGAGCTCAACCGCATCGAAGAGAGCTACGCCAGCACCAAGCAGAAGATTGAAATGGCGGGCCTGAGCCACGCACTGGGCCTTTTGTTGCACGATATTCAGCGCAACCTGCCCAATGACCGTCAGCTCAGCAGGCAGCTGTCGCGCAATCGGCAGGTAACTGCTGAAACCGGACTGGTCCAGGTCCAAACCGAGGATGAGAAGAAGAAAATCGATGATCTCGACGGCACCATCAACGAGCTGATCGGCGATCTCCCCGCGGAGATGGCAAAAAAGTTGCATCCGGAACTGCGTACCCTGCTGGCCAGCCGCGGAGATATCCTTGGCAAGATCATTGCCGCCAATCGATCCTATCTCAGTCAACTCTCGGAGATCGAACTGCTGTATGCCAACCTGCTGAACACGGTGGATGATTTCAACAATTTCCTGGAGGAACGTTTACTGTGGATGCGTTCCACTCCGTTGATTCATCTGGCTGATTTACTGCGGGTACCCGGAGAATTTCAGGCCCTGTTCGTCCCCGATCAATGGATTGCAGTGGGCAAGGCCCTGGTGCAGCAGGCGATTCTCTCCCCGCTCTTTTTCCTGGCCCTGCTCTGCAGCGGTGGTCTGCTCGCTGCCCGCCGATTTTTGATCAACAAAATGGAGTCGGCGGTCAACCTGGCGGGGAATCCGGCCTCCTACCATTTCGGGCAGCAGGTCATCGCCCTGCTGTTGACCATGATCATGGCCCTGCCCTGTCCGCTGCTGCTGGGCGTGGTCGGGTGGCAACTGCACAGCCTGGGCGAGGCCAACGATTTTTCCCGGTCCGTGGGCACGGCACTCTTTTTTCTCAGCTTTCGTCTCTACTACCTGCGGATCATCATCGAGTGCCTCCGGCCGGTGGGCCTGGCAACACGGATCTTTTTTTGGCCCAAGGACAAGGTTCAGTTTCTCCGTCAGGAAACTCAGTGGTTTATCTTCACCTTCATACCGATCGTCTTTTTTACCCAGATCGCCTTTTTCATCAATTACCGGGCCGGAAGCAGTCATACCCTGGGGAGGTTGAGCATTCTCCTGATCCTGGCGGTGTTCATGGTCTTTTCCGTCCGTCTGCTCCATCCGCGTGCGGTGCTCTGGCGAGACATACACGCCACCGCTCCAAAAAATTGTCTGATCCGTCTGCGACCTTTTCTCTTTGTGGCTGCGCTGATGCTGCCGCTCTTTCTCGCCGGGCTCGTCGTGAGCGGTTATATCTTTGCGGTCGGCGGTCTGCTCGGCTGTCTGATCAACACTGTCTGGCTCTCTTTTGCCCTGGTGCTCGGGCACCAGATGTTTGAACGCTGGTTGATCCAGTCCGAGCGGCAACTGGCCTTGAAGAAATCCTGGAGCCGCTCTTCCAGAGATATGGTCGAGGGTGGCGTGGCCTCGTCCAGTCATGATCCGGAATCGGCGACCATGGCGCAACCCGAAGAAAACTTGGCCAATCTGAGCCAGGAGAGCCGCAAGCTGCTCAATTCCCTGATGACCATTGTCGGCCTGGTCGGGCTGTGGCTGGTGTGGTTTGAGCTCCTGCCCGCCCTGCGCATGCTCAACCAGTACAGCCTGTGGACCAACGTGGTCCAGGTCAACGGCCAGACGACCACCATTCCGGTGAGCGTGGCCGATGCAGGCATGACCCTGGTTATCGGCTGCCTCACCGTTATCGGTACCCGCCACCTGCCCTCGTTGTTGACCATCATCTTTTTGAAACGACTACAGATGAGCGCCGCGAGTCGCTATACCGTGGTTACTCTGACCCGCTACGGCATCGGGGCAGCGGGTATCCTCTACATCGCCGACGGGCTTGGATTCAGCTGGGCGCAGATTCAGTGGTTGGTAGCCGCCTTGGGCGTGGGGATCGGTTTTGGTTTGCAGGAGATCGTGGCCAACTTCATCAGCGGCATCATCATTCTCTTTGAACGTCCCATTCGGGTGGGCGATGTGGTCACCGTCGATACCACCGACGGCGTGGTCACCCGTATCCGTATCCGCGCCACCACCATCCGCGATTTTGACGGCAAGGAACTGCTTGTCCCCAACAAGGAATTCATCTCCGGGCGGCTGCTTAACTGGTCGCTCAGCGATCCGATGATTCGCATTCTCCTTCCGGTTGGGGTCGCCTATGGCAGTGATTTGGCCAGGGCCATGCAACTGATGCGACAGACGGCGGAGAACCATCCCCTGGTGTTGAAGGATCCAAAACCCTGGGTCACCTTTGATAGTTTTGCCGATAGTGCGCTACTTTTGAATCTACGGTGCTTTGTCGGCTCGGTGGATAATCGGGTCCGGGTTCGGTCCGACCTTCATTTGGGGATCGACGACGCCTTCCGCACAGCCGGCATCAGTATCGCCTTTCCCCAGCAGGATGTCCATCTCGATACCACCACACCGCTTGCGGTGCATTTGGTGCGGGAGGATGAGGCAAAGATGAGAGAGGGGGAAGAGGGCTGA
- a CDS encoding AEC family transporter: MILLNALFPVLALVIFGWCIRRLRITDADFHRVSDRLVYFLFFPLMLFWKIGAAPLQFGGNWQYLPAAALSVLFVCGLSLLYVRYRPVGDFQVGSFNQGCYRFNTYIGMAVLINTFGQTGVQLYGILIGLIIPLINVLCVSILIWYGGRATLQGNRFMLTLKHLMANPLIIACVAGIAYSRLVGFFPTPIDNTLKLMSQVTLPLALFSIGGSLTFANLRANLGLALAAAVFKLVALPLVGLGMLWLFGVDGLAFKVSMLFFAQPTSTAIYILSSQLNSDTELASAVIVLSTLLSFGSMALVLLAVA, from the coding sequence ATGATACTTCTCAACGCCCTCTTTCCGGTGCTGGCCCTGGTGATCTTTGGCTGGTGCATCCGTCGCCTCCGCATCACCGACGCAGATTTTCACCGCGTCTCGGACAGACTGGTCTATTTCCTCTTTTTTCCGCTGATGCTTTTTTGGAAGATCGGTGCGGCTCCCCTGCAGTTCGGGGGCAACTGGCAGTATCTTCCCGCCGCAGCCCTGAGCGTGCTGTTTGTCTGCGGGTTGAGCCTGCTCTACGTTCGATACAGGCCGGTTGGGGATTTTCAGGTCGGTTCCTTTAATCAGGGCTGTTACCGGTTCAACACCTACATCGGCATGGCAGTGCTGATCAATACCTTCGGCCAGACAGGGGTTCAGCTCTACGGCATTCTCATCGGTCTGATCATTCCGCTGATCAACGTCCTCTGCGTCTCGATCCTGATCTGGTACGGTGGACGTGCAACCCTCCAGGGCAATCGATTTATGCTCACCCTCAAGCATCTGATGGCCAATCCGCTGATCATCGCCTGTGTGGCCGGTATTGCCTATTCCCGGTTGGTGGGTTTTTTCCCGACCCCGATCGATAACACCCTCAAGCTGATGAGCCAGGTGACCCTGCCCCTGGCCCTGTTTTCCATCGGAGGCAGCCTTACCTTTGCCAATCTGCGGGCCAATTTAGGCCTGGCCCTGGCGGCGGCGGTCTTCAAACTGGTCGCTCTGCCCCTTGTCGGTTTGGGCATGCTGTGGCTCTTTGGGGTGGACGGGCTGGCCTTCAAGGTCAGCATGCTCTTTTTTGCCCAACCCACCTCAACCGCGATCTACATTCTTTCCTCCCAGCTCAACTCCGATACCGAACTGGCCTCGGCGGTGATTGTCCTTTCAACCCTGCTCTCCTTCGGGTCCATGGCTCTGGTCCTGTTGGCGGTGGCCTGA
- a CDS encoding amino acid ABC transporter ATP-binding protein, protein MKRPDNSQFEADPIIRADHLVKMFGNLAALDDFSLSVDRGEVVVVIGPSGSGKSTFLRCLNGLEEVDRGSIVIDGVELNESEQNRLAIRREVGMVFQSFNLFPHMTVLENVNLAQRLVRGRTKAEATGHATALLDKVGVGEKLQVYPGQLSGGQQQRVAIARALALQPKVMLFDEATSALDPEMIGEVLEVMRNLASEGMTMVVVTHEMGFAREVGDRIVFMEAGRIVEQAASQDFFHRPAMERTREFLRQIL, encoded by the coding sequence ATGAAACGACCTGACAACAGTCAATTTGAGGCTGATCCCATCATCCGTGCCGACCATCTGGTGAAAATGTTCGGTAATCTTGCGGCGCTGGATGACTTTTCCCTGAGCGTCGATCGGGGTGAGGTCGTGGTGGTGATCGGCCCCTCGGGCTCGGGGAAATCCACCTTTCTTCGTTGCCTCAACGGTCTGGAGGAGGTTGACCGTGGCAGCATCGTCATCGACGGTGTTGAACTCAACGAGAGCGAGCAGAACCGGCTGGCCATTCGCCGTGAGGTTGGCATGGTCTTCCAGTCCTTTAACCTCTTCCCCCACATGACGGTGTTGGAAAACGTCAATCTGGCCCAGCGGTTGGTGCGAGGTCGCACCAAGGCCGAGGCCACGGGCCATGCCACCGCGCTGCTTGACAAGGTGGGGGTCGGGGAAAAATTGCAGGTCTATCCCGGCCAGCTTTCCGGCGGCCAGCAGCAGCGGGTTGCCATTGCCCGGGCCTTGGCCCTGCAGCCCAAGGTGATGCTTTTTGACGAGGCTACCAGCGCCCTTGACCCGGAGATGATCGGCGAGGTGCTCGAGGTCATGCGGAACCTGGCCAGCGAGGGGATGACCATGGTGGTGGTGACCCACGAGATGGGATTCGCCCGCGAGGTCGGCGATCGAATCGTGTTCATGGAAGCCGGACGGATCGTCGAGCAGGCTGCAAGTCAGGATTTTTTTCATCGACCTGCCATGGAACGCACCCGGGAATTTCTGCGGCAGATCCTGTAG
- a CDS encoding amino acid ABC transporter permease has protein sequence MTRYCTPGPASGQQEDSHAFAPSAANEQREEDLKPEGIVVYIKESPLQPAYLFVPFVRFDCWIIMRRSSSKYTIIRDWCLYLLTLGGMIWLVWRGGEQLGYAWHWRQIPRYFGTLGDAGFTAGPLVQGLLVTLEITGSSLVLAAILGLVTALLRLSCSMVGRLLASVYLEVIRNTPLLVQIFFLYFVMAPILDIGRSATAVLALSLFEGAYASEIFRAGITSIDRGQWEACYSLGLSRMQSYRRVVLPQALRRVLPPLTSQAVSLIKDSALVSTIAVYDLTMEGRTIIAETFLSFEIWFTIAAIYLVLTLSLSAVAVRLEHRFSQMQS, from the coding sequence ATGACGAGATACTGTACCCCAGGCCCCGCCTCCGGGCAACAGGAAGATAGCCACGCCTTTGCGCCCTCTGCCGCGAACGAGCAGCGAGAAGAAGACTTGAAACCAGAGGGGATTGTGGTGTACATCAAAGAGTCGCCTTTGCAGCCCGCGTACCTCTTTGTTCCCTTTGTCCGGTTCGATTGTTGGATCATCATGCGCCGATCGTCTTCCAAATACACCATTATCAGAGATTGGTGCCTCTACCTGCTGACCCTTGGGGGAATGATCTGGTTGGTGTGGCGCGGAGGAGAACAACTCGGCTATGCCTGGCACTGGCGGCAGATTCCCCGTTATTTTGGTACCCTGGGCGATGCCGGCTTCACTGCCGGCCCTTTGGTCCAGGGATTGCTCGTCACTTTGGAGATCACCGGCTCCAGCCTGGTGCTGGCGGCAATCCTCGGCCTGGTGACTGCCCTGTTGCGGCTCTCGTGTTCCATGGTCGGGCGGTTGCTGGCATCCGTGTATCTTGAGGTCATTCGCAACACGCCCCTGTTGGTGCAGATTTTCTTTCTCTACTTTGTCATGGCGCCGATTCTCGATATAGGGCGCAGCGCCACCGCGGTCCTGGCATTGAGTCTTTTTGAGGGCGCCTACGCCTCGGAGATCTTTCGCGCCGGCATCACCTCGATTGACCGGGGGCAGTGGGAGGCCTGCTACAGCCTTGGGTTGAGCCGGATGCAGAGCTACCGGCGGGTGGTTTTGCCCCAAGCCCTGCGGCGGGTCCTGCCGCCCCTGACCAGCCAGGCGGTTTCCCTGATCAAGGATTCGGCCCTGGTTTCCACCATTGCCGTGTATGACCTGACCATGGAGGGCCGGACCATCATTGCCGAAACCTTTCTCAGCTTTGAGATCTGGTTTACCATCGCCGCAATCTATCTCGTCCTCACCCTGAGCCTCTCCGCTGTGGCCGTACGCCTGGAACACCGTTTTTCGCAGATGCAGTCATGA
- a CDS encoding dipeptide ABC transporter ATP-binding protein encodes MAPLLTLDNFSLSFLGAGGETTPVLSALNLEIEHGQTHALVGESGSGKSVTALSILRLLEETSEIQTSGSIRFEGQEITALNKRAIRAIRGNRIAMIFQEPMTSLNPVYTIGNQLMEPLMLHQGLSKAEASAQALQLLERTGIDNPEYRINCYPHQLSGGQRQRVIIAMALACRPTLLIADEPTTALDVTIQEQILRLIKDIQAEYGMSVLLITHDLPMVQKIADRVSIMHQGRIVEQGSVDAIFSAPKEDYTRHLLAAVPQGIQQTRPGGEKLIELQGIRCSFSMKTQWSGWFKRDKQVIRAVDDVSLSLNLGTTLGLVGESGSGKSTLALCLLGLNKFDGKVLYFPQSGESHCLSSLSSKQFRPLRKELQIVFQDPFSSLSPRMTIGQIVAEGLQVHGMGGNREERQALVAQALRDVELAPELASRFPHEFSGGQRQRIAIARALILRPKLLILDEPTSALDMTIQKQILELLQDLQERYQLTYIFITHDLRTVRSLADQLVVMRRGRIVEAGPAAAIFAHPQEEYTRRLFDAAFHLNKRLEN; translated from the coding sequence ATGGCTCCTCTACTGACCCTCGACAACTTTTCGCTCTCTTTTCTGGGTGCAGGCGGCGAAACCACGCCGGTGCTCTCCGCGCTCAACCTGGAGATTGAACACGGCCAAACCCATGCCCTGGTCGGTGAATCCGGATCGGGCAAATCGGTCACCGCCCTCTCCATTCTTCGCCTGCTCGAGGAGACCTCCGAGATCCAGACCAGCGGCTCGATCCGCTTTGAGGGGCAGGAGATCACCGCACTCAATAAACGGGCCATTCGCGCCATCCGCGGCAACCGCATCGCCATGATCTTCCAGGAGCCGATGACCTCGCTCAACCCGGTCTACACCATTGGCAACCAGCTGATGGAACCGCTTATGCTCCACCAGGGCCTCAGCAAGGCCGAGGCTTCAGCCCAGGCCCTGCAGCTGCTGGAACGGACCGGTATCGACAACCCCGAATACCGCATCAACTGTTATCCACACCAACTCTCCGGCGGTCAACGCCAACGAGTGATCATTGCCATGGCCCTGGCCTGCCGCCCCACCCTGCTCATTGCCGACGAACCCACCACCGCCCTCGACGTCACCATCCAGGAACAGATCCTTCGCCTGATCAAGGATATTCAGGCCGAATACGGCATGTCGGTGCTGCTGATCACCCATGACCTGCCCATGGTGCAAAAGATTGCGGACAGGGTGTCGATCATGCATCAAGGGCGGATTGTCGAACAGGGGAGTGTCGATGCCATTTTTTCCGCGCCCAAGGAGGACTACACCCGCCACCTGCTGGCTGCGGTCCCCCAGGGAATCCAGCAAACCCGGCCGGGGGGCGAGAAACTGATCGAACTTCAGGGGATCCGGTGCAGCTTTTCCATGAAAACCCAGTGGTCGGGATGGTTCAAACGCGACAAACAGGTGATCAGGGCGGTGGATGATGTCAGCCTCAGCCTCAACCTGGGCACCACCCTAGGATTGGTGGGCGAATCGGGCTCCGGCAAATCGACTCTGGCCCTGTGCCTGCTGGGGTTGAACAAATTCGACGGCAAGGTCCTCTATTTCCCGCAATCCGGGGAAAGCCACTGCCTCTCATCCTTGAGCAGCAAGCAGTTTCGCCCGCTGCGCAAAGAGTTGCAAATCGTGTTCCAGGACCCTTTTTCCTCGCTTTCGCCACGGATGACCATTGGCCAGATCGTGGCCGAGGGACTGCAGGTGCACGGCATGGGCGGCAATCGCGAGGAACGGCAGGCACTGGTGGCCCAGGCGCTTCGAGATGTGGAGCTTGCTCCCGAACTGGCCAGCCGTTTTCCCCACGAATTTTCCGGTGGCCAGCGCCAGCGCATCGCCATTGCCCGGGCCCTGATCCTCCGGCCTAAACTGCTGATCCTCGACGAGCCCACCAGCGCCCTGGACATGACCATCCAAAAGCAGATTCTCGAGCTGTTGCAGGACCTGCAGGAGCGTTACCAACTCACCTACATCTTCATCACCCACGACCTGCGCACCGTGCGCTCGCTCGCCGATCAACTGGTGGTGATGCGCCGGGGCCGCATCGTCGAGGCCGGGCCGGCGGCGGCCATCTTTGCCCATCCGCAAGAGGAATACACCAGGCGACTGTTTGACGCCGCCTTTCATCTCAACAAACGTCTGGAGAACTGA
- a CDS encoding DsrE family protein encodes MPMTYRAVFHVDLDEAKPFNIALANVGNLIRAIPEKHYDLVMLFNGPAVTLLENDKCAPFRDEIWRLQQSRVAFKVCRNALNKFNVDPDNLIDGCEIVPAGVVALIELQQDGYAYIKP; translated from the coding sequence ATGCCCATGACCTACCGTGCCGTCTTTCATGTCGACCTGGATGAGGCCAAACCCTTCAACATCGCGCTGGCCAACGTCGGCAACCTCATCCGCGCCATTCCGGAGAAGCACTATGATCTGGTCATGCTGTTCAACGGTCCGGCGGTGACCCTGTTGGAAAACGACAAATGCGCCCCCTTTCGTGACGAGATTTGGCGTCTGCAGCAATCACGGGTGGCCTTCAAGGTCTGCCGCAACGCGCTCAACAAGTTCAACGTCGACCCGGATAACCTGATCGACGGCTGCGAGATCGTTCCCGCAGGCGTGGTGGCGTTGATCGAATTACAGCAGGATGGGTATGCCTATATCAAGCCGTAA
- a CDS encoding helicase HerA-like domain-containing protein, with protein sequence MNQILIGKGQQPVHLLSQYGNRHGLIAGATGTGKTVSLLVLAEGFSRLGVPVFMVDVKGDVAGLAMAGSPNEKIQQRVAQIGLEGYGCEANPVLFWDVYGNSGHPVRTTISELGPTLLGRMLELSAPQTGVLEIVFKLSDDRGLLLLDLDDLKALLGLVAENRKAISAEYGLVNSQSISAIQRALLRFEREGGTAFLGEPALELADLMRTDLSGRGIINILAADQLILKPRLYSSFLLWLLSELFETLPEVGDLEKPRLVLFFDESHLLFDDTPVALRQRVEQVVRIIRSKGVGVYFCSQFPDDLPGEILGQLGNRIQHCLHAYTPRDQKTVRTAAETFAANPGLDVAEAISQLAVGEALVSTLQEKGVPLPVERTMICPPRCRMGTLSAEERAMIRARSPLGAKYDLPVNRDSAYEVLNRRALERSAVEEETQRIKTEKKIDQPSPLNDILWGTKRRQGMVETVAKQAARTIGSQIGRQILRGILGGIFGGSRRS encoded by the coding sequence ATGAACCAGATACTGATCGGTAAAGGCCAACAACCCGTTCACCTGCTCTCTCAATATGGCAACCGCCACGGTCTGATCGCCGGCGCCACCGGCACCGGCAAGACCGTCTCCCTCCTGGTGCTGGCTGAAGGATTTTCCCGGCTGGGTGTGCCGGTGTTCATGGTGGACGTCAAGGGGGATGTCGCGGGCCTTGCCATGGCCGGCAGCCCCAATGAAAAAATCCAGCAGCGGGTGGCCCAGATCGGCCTTGAGGGCTATGGTTGTGAAGCCAACCCGGTCCTGTTCTGGGATGTATACGGAAACTCCGGGCATCCGGTGCGAACAACGATCAGTGAACTCGGCCCCACTCTCCTTGGGCGGATGCTGGAACTCAGCGCCCCCCAGACCGGTGTGCTGGAAATCGTGTTCAAGCTCTCCGATGACCGGGGGTTGCTCCTGCTGGACCTGGATGACCTCAAGGCGCTCCTGGGATTGGTCGCGGAAAATCGCAAGGCCATCTCCGCCGAGTACGGTCTGGTCAACAGCCAGTCGATCAGTGCGATCCAACGTGCACTCCTGCGCTTTGAGCGTGAGGGCGGCACGGCCTTCCTCGGCGAGCCGGCCCTGGAACTTGCCGACCTGATGCGAACCGATTTGAGCGGCCGGGGGATCATCAACATCCTTGCCGCAGATCAGTTGATCCTCAAACCGCGCCTCTACTCCAGTTTTCTGCTCTGGCTGCTGTCCGAACTGTTTGAGACCCTGCCCGAGGTGGGCGATCTGGAGAAACCCAGGCTGGTGCTCTTTTTTGACGAGTCGCATCTGCTCTTTGACGACACACCAGTGGCCTTGCGGCAACGGGTGGAGCAGGTGGTGCGCATCATCCGCTCCAAGGGCGTGGGGGTGTACTTCTGTTCCCAATTTCCCGATGATCTCCCCGGCGAGATTCTCGGCCAACTCGGCAACCGCATCCAGCACTGTCTGCACGCCTACACGCCAAGGGACCAGAAGACGGTTCGAACCGCGGCAGAGACCTTTGCCGCCAACCCCGGACTGGATGTCGCCGAGGCCATCTCCCAGCTGGCGGTGGGCGAGGCGCTGGTCTCCACCCTCCAGGAAAAAGGCGTACCCCTGCCGGTTGAACGAACCATGATCTGTCCGCCACGCTGCCGCATGGGCACCCTCAGCGCCGAGGAACGGGCGATGATCCGGGCACGAAGTCCGCTGGGAGCGAAGTATGATCTTCCGGTCAACCGTGACTCCGCCTATGAAGTGCTCAACCGGCGGGCCCTGGAACGATCAGCTGTCGAGGAGGAAACGCAGCGGATAAAGACCGAAAAGAAAATCGATCAGCCCAGTCCGCTGAACGATATACTGTGGGGGACGAAACGCCGCCAGGGCATGGTGGAGACCGTGGCCAAGCAGGCTGCCCGCACCATTGGCAGCCAGATAGGCCGTCAGATCCTGCGCGGAATCCTTGGCGGAATTTTTGGCGGTTCGCGCCGCTCGTGA